In Synechococcus sp. MW101C3, one genomic interval encodes:
- the selD gene encoding selenide, water dikinase SelD: MPGLSAPPRLHLVLAGGGHSHALLLRRWVMRPAQRPAAALITLVSRGSTALYSGLVPAVVAGLVPAGAAAIDLRRLCRLAGVTFVQAEITGLDLAERALLLAGRPALRFARLSLDVGAVTAPCAGAMAVKPLEPFLAWADGYAAAEGPVLRGGGAAAVELALAFRARGWRPRLLLRGQGLQLGSVAANRAGERLLAAAVIPLERQAPERAAADLACTGSLAPAWLAAAGLPVDPGSGRVRTAASLEVVGRPGLFACGDCGLIDGQPRPPSGVWAVRAAPVLAANLKRSIDSPGRPLRPWRPQPFALQLLGDGGWQPAGPRALALFGPLAIGPHRWLWHWKQAIDQAFMDRFTALQPMGARGKTEPMPCRGCAAKLPAAPLQAALGRLAAAAVPADDAAVVARLDDGALLLQSVDGFPALVDDPWLNARLTTLHACSDLWACGAPVESAQALVTLPAAAAAVQEELLGQTLAGVCSVLEPQGAVLLGGHTLEGRDGAGLSLALTVNGRVAPAQFLRKGPLQPGDVLLLSRPLGSGVLFAAAMAAAADPAWIEQALAVLQQSQAPLLPLLARHGCRACTDVTGFGLLGHLGEMIAASPAVRVALDWAAVPALPGALELLAAGVASSLAPANAAALALLDGAVQLEGPGPHGLEPAHRALLIDPQTCGPLLAALPASNAAAALQDLRAAGFGAAVLIGRVLA; this comes from the coding sequence GTGCCCGGGCTTTCTGCCCCGCCCCGGCTGCACCTGGTGCTGGCAGGAGGGGGCCACAGCCATGCCCTGCTGCTGCGCCGCTGGGTGATGCGGCCTGCCCAGCGCCCGGCCGCTGCCCTGATCACACTGGTGAGCCGCGGCAGCACGGCGCTTTATTCCGGCCTGGTGCCCGCTGTGGTGGCGGGTCTGGTGCCCGCTGGCGCCGCCGCCATCGATCTGCGCCGCCTCTGCCGGCTGGCCGGCGTCACCTTCGTGCAGGCGGAGATCACCGGGCTGGATCTGGCCGAGCGGGCGCTGCTGCTGGCTGGCCGGCCGGCACTGCGCTTTGCGCGGCTCAGCCTGGATGTGGGTGCCGTCACTGCGCCGTGCGCCGGCGCCATGGCGGTGAAGCCGCTCGAACCCTTCCTGGCCTGGGCCGACGGCTATGCAGCGGCGGAAGGCCCCGTGCTGCGCGGTGGTGGCGCTGCGGCGGTGGAGCTGGCGCTGGCCTTCCGCGCCCGTGGGTGGCGGCCCCGCCTGCTGCTGCGGGGCCAGGGGCTGCAGCTGGGGTCGGTGGCCGCCAACCGCGCCGGCGAGCGCCTGCTGGCGGCGGCGGTGATCCCGCTGGAGCGCCAGGCGCCGGAGCGGGCCGCGGCAGATCTGGCCTGCACTGGCAGCCTGGCGCCTGCCTGGCTGGCCGCTGCCGGCCTGCCGGTCGATCCCGGCAGCGGCCGTGTCCGCACGGCGGCCAGCCTGGAGGTGGTGGGCCGCCCCGGCCTGTTCGCCTGCGGTGACTGCGGCCTGATCGACGGCCAGCCCCGTCCCCCATCGGGGGTCTGGGCGGTGCGGGCCGCGCCGGTGCTGGCGGCCAACCTGAAACGCAGCATCGACAGCCCCGGCCGCCCCCTGCGGCCCTGGCGGCCCCAGCCGTTCGCCCTGCAACTGCTCGGCGATGGCGGCTGGCAACCGGCCGGTCCACGGGCCCTGGCCCTGTTCGGGCCGCTGGCGATCGGTCCGCACCGCTGGCTGTGGCACTGGAAGCAGGCCATCGACCAGGCGTTCATGGACCGCTTCACCGCCCTGCAGCCGATGGGCGCCAGAGGCAAGACCGAGCCCATGCCCTGCCGCGGCTGCGCCGCCAAGCTGCCCGCCGCTCCACTGCAGGCGGCCCTGGGGCGACTCGCTGCGGCTGCCGTCCCCGCCGATGACGCCGCCGTGGTGGCCCGGCTTGACGACGGCGCGCTGCTGCTGCAGAGCGTGGATGGCTTCCCGGCCCTGGTGGACGACCCCTGGCTCAACGCCCGCCTCACCACCCTGCATGCCTGCAGCGACCTCTGGGCCTGTGGGGCGCCGGTGGAGAGCGCCCAGGCGCTGGTGACCCTGCCGGCCGCGGCGGCCGCCGTGCAGGAAGAGCTGCTGGGGCAGACCCTGGCGGGGGTCTGTTCCGTGCTGGAGCCGCAGGGGGCCGTGCTGCTGGGCGGGCACACCCTGGAGGGCCGCGATGGTGCCGGGCTCAGCCTGGCGCTCACGGTCAACGGCCGGGTGGCGCCGGCGCAGTTCTTGCGCAAGGGCCCGCTCCAGCCGGGTGATGTGCTGCTGCTCAGCCGCCCGCTCGGCAGTGGCGTGCTGTTCGCGGCGGCGATGGCGGCGGCCGCGGATCCCGCCTGGATCGAGCAGGCGCTGGCGGTGCTGCAGCAGAGCCAGGCGCCGCTGCTGCCGCTGCTGGCGCGCCACGGCTGCCGGGCCTGCACCGATGTGACCGGCTTCGGGCTGCTTGGCCACCTCGGCGAGATGATCGCCGCCAGCCCGGCCGTGCGTGTCGCCCTCGACTGGGCCGCCGTGCCGGCGCTGCCCGGTGCCCTGGAGCTGCTGGCCGCCGGTGTGGCCAGCAGCCTGGCCCCCGCCAATGCCGCCGCCCTGGCGCTGCTGGACGGTGCGGTGCAGCTGGAAGGTCCTGGCCCGCATGGCCTTGAGCCCGCCCACAGGGCTCTGCTGATCGATCCCCAGACCTGCGGCCCGCTGCTGGCGGCGCTGCCAGCCAGCAATGCCGCTGCCGCCCTGCAGGACCTGCGGGCGGCCGGCTTCGGCGCTGCTGTCCTGATCGGCCGGGTGCTGGCTTAG
- a CDS encoding mechanosensitive ion channel family protein, with protein sequence MTKPARTWLLGALALVVVLLAMGSPLRATPAAVQIPSPARPTFTASPPSLDRATSMVAAGSYEVAIVRILGIPTLMVASPVVGNGNGTGNSNGHGSDAETGPDAERRAQVIEGNLRLLYNPTALCTNSERLAEWSLLRALGANDPACEGGLTDGVRAASDDLTVEVRQLPTGAVILEATVPERPQPLPLLTVTFADATMNGTTALELGRRWQERLQSRLRYARQALLPQSLRQRLMLCLLAMALVLLLTAGTFWLWRRNRLAIATLKAQVAAPAAFALAAPVASAAPAAAATRGLRLQLFEALSVVLLVLVLLQLMTVVALGLMAIPGGVPLALEVLLQPALVAIKVLVFAFTALLGRALVSFLLDQWAASGRVPADQLARRDQRHHSLERIFHRLVDLACIAIAAGWVVVGIPGVRETSASFLLAGGAVLGGLAIVFQGLLRDFAAGLAVLLEDRYAIGDWIEIGDIEGDVVDLSVLSTQLRCLDQRVAVIQNGAFDRVVNHTKIRSGKLVEVLLSHRIGDINTVLAVIAEELDALGRDPLWGPLLLAAPFLRGVTGTGPLGITVSMLLTTQAGQQWACSRELQRRLLDRLQRERIPLASPAPVLASD encoded by the coding sequence TTGACGAAGCCGGCGCGCACGTGGCTGCTCGGGGCGCTGGCATTGGTGGTGGTGCTGCTGGCCATGGGGTCGCCGCTGCGGGCCACGCCGGCGGCCGTTCAGATCCCCTCACCGGCGCGCCCCACCTTCACGGCCTCACCGCCCTCCCTCGATCGCGCCACCTCGATGGTGGCGGCCGGCAGCTACGAGGTGGCGATCGTGCGCATCCTCGGCATTCCCACCCTGATGGTGGCGTCGCCGGTGGTGGGAAACGGCAACGGAACTGGCAACAGCAACGGCCATGGCAGTGACGCGGAGACTGGCCCCGATGCGGAGCGCCGCGCCCAGGTGATCGAGGGCAACCTCCGCTTGCTGTACAACCCCACCGCCCTCTGCACCAACAGTGAACGGCTGGCCGAGTGGAGCCTGCTGCGGGCTCTGGGGGCCAACGATCCCGCCTGTGAGGGCGGTCTGACCGATGGCGTGCGTGCCGCCTCCGACGACCTCACGGTGGAGGTGCGGCAGCTGCCCACCGGCGCCGTGATCCTCGAGGCCACGGTCCCGGAGCGGCCCCAGCCGCTGCCGCTGCTCACCGTGACCTTTGCCGACGCCACCATGAACGGCACCACCGCGCTGGAACTGGGCCGGCGTTGGCAGGAGCGGCTGCAGAGCCGCCTCCGCTACGCCCGCCAGGCGCTGCTGCCGCAGAGCCTGCGCCAGCGGTTGATGCTCTGCCTGCTGGCCATGGCCCTGGTGCTGCTGCTCACCGCTGGCACCTTCTGGCTGTGGCGCCGCAACCGCCTGGCCATCGCCACGCTCAAGGCGCAAGTGGCGGCCCCGGCGGCGTTCGCGCTGGCGGCTCCGGTGGCGTCAGCAGCCCCAGCGGCGGCCGCCACGCGCGGGCTGCGCCTACAGCTGTTCGAGGCGCTGAGCGTCGTGCTGCTGGTGCTCGTGCTGCTGCAGCTGATGACGGTGGTGGCGCTGGGCCTGATGGCCATTCCCGGCGGCGTGCCGCTGGCCCTGGAGGTGCTGCTGCAGCCAGCGCTGGTGGCGATCAAGGTGCTGGTGTTCGCGTTCACGGCGCTGCTGGGCCGCGCGCTGGTGTCGTTTCTGCTGGATCAGTGGGCCGCCAGTGGCCGGGTGCCCGCCGACCAGCTGGCCCGCCGCGACCAGCGCCATCACAGCCTCGAGCGCATCTTCCACCGGCTGGTGGATCTGGCCTGCATCGCCATCGCTGCCGGCTGGGTGGTGGTGGGCATCCCCGGCGTGCGCGAAACCTCTGCGTCGTTCCTGCTGGCCGGCGGCGCCGTGCTGGGCGGCCTGGCCATCGTGTTCCAGGGGCTGCTGCGGGATTTCGCCGCCGGCCTGGCGGTGCTGCTGGAGGATCGCTACGCCATCGGCGACTGGATCGAGATCGGCGACATCGAAGGCGATGTGGTGGATCTGAGCGTGCTGAGCACCCAGCTGCGCTGCCTCGATCAGCGGGTGGCGGTGATTCAGAACGGTGCCTTCGACCGGGTGGTGAACCACACCAAGATCCGCTCCGGCAAGTTGGTGGAGGTGCTGCTCTCCCATCGCATCGGCGACATCAACACCGTGCTGGCGGTGATCGCCGAAGAACTCGACGCCCTCGGCCGCGATCCGCTCTGGGGGCCGCTGCTGCTGGCGGCCCCCTTCCTGCGCGGTGTCACCGGCACCGGCCCGCTCGGGATCACCGTGAGCATGCTGCTCACCACCCAGGCTGGTCAGCAGTGGGCGTGCAGCCGTGAGCTGCAGCGGCGCCTGCTCGACCGCCTCCAGCGGGAACGGATTCCCCTGGCTTCTCCCGCGCCTGTGTTGGCGTCGGACTGA
- the grrP gene encoding extracellular substrate binding-like orphan protein GrrP, whose protein sequence is MLAAWVWPVNARAETVLERAARTGVITMGGRTDLVPYSFVDGKGQLVGLSIDVAERIAAEASTYLNRPVRLAFTAAPDANTLFKQVHTGETDLACGVQFTWEREMFVDYSIPFSLSGIRLLTRSGGLDGTAASLQGKRIGVLAGSLGDATIKSYAPKAVRVPLTEIDAAVAALQAGRVEALAGDSILLAGAVAKTGAKGLALVPGVGLQRYAVGCIIPENNSTFRNLMNLAIAKLLQGYINGNRDATESVNRWLGPSGILELPPQVIKDYFQMVLLTNEQIRVPADTTPEAKP, encoded by the coding sequence TTGCTTGCCGCCTGGGTGTGGCCAGTCAACGCCCGCGCCGAAACCGTGCTGGAGCGGGCGGCGCGCACCGGCGTGATCACCATGGGCGGCCGCACCGACCTGGTGCCTTACTCCTTCGTGGACGGCAAGGGCCAGCTGGTGGGCCTGTCGATTGATGTGGCCGAGCGGATCGCCGCCGAAGCCAGCACTTACCTGAACCGTCCGGTGCGGCTGGCGTTCACTGCCGCCCCCGACGCGAACACCCTGTTCAAACAGGTGCACACCGGCGAGACCGACCTGGCCTGCGGCGTCCAGTTCACCTGGGAGCGGGAGATGTTCGTCGACTATTCGATCCCCTTCAGCCTGTCGGGAATCCGCCTGCTCACCCGCAGTGGTGGGCTCGATGGCACGGCCGCCTCGTTGCAAGGCAAGCGGATCGGTGTGCTGGCCGGCTCGCTGGGTGATGCCACGATCAAGAGCTATGCGCCCAAGGCGGTGCGGGTGCCCCTCACCGAGATCGATGCCGCCGTTGCAGCGCTGCAGGCGGGCCGGGTGGAGGCACTGGCTGGCGATTCCATCCTGCTGGCAGGCGCCGTGGCGAAAACAGGCGCCAAGGGTCTGGCACTGGTGCCCGGGGTGGGACTGCAGCGCTATGCGGTGGGGTGCATCATTCCGGAGAACAATTCCACCTTCCGCAACCTGATGAACCTGGCGATAGCCAAGTTGCTTCAGGGCTATATCAACGGCAATCGTGATGCCACTGAGAGCGTGAATCGCTGGTTGGGCCCCAGTGGAATTCTGGAATTGCCACCGCAAGTGATCAAAGATTATTTTCAGATGGTGCTGCTCACCAATGAGCAGATTCGCGTCCCAGCTGACACCACTCCGGAAGCAAAACCATGA
- the grrA gene encoding GrrA/OscA1 family cyclophane-containing rSAM-modified RiPP produces MSIHSRAGVLGFLLALAALTLPVATAAPVASHPEASVEDRLRRIATAFRAHGGLDAGLVSHGHGTEDPTLLAAGFANGGRGGFANAANRGGFVNGHPYYGGGGGGFVNGGGGFVNARYGGGFVNGGGGGAFRNW; encoded by the coding sequence ATGAGCATTCACTCCCGAGCCGGCGTGCTGGGTTTCCTGCTGGCGCTGGCGGCGCTCACCCTGCCAGTCGCCACCGCCGCGCCGGTTGCCTCCCATCCTGAGGCGTCAGTTGAGGACCGTCTGCGCCGCATCGCCACCGCCTTCCGCGCCCATGGCGGCCTGGACGCGGGCCTCGTCAGCCATGGGCACGGCACGGAGGATCCCACCCTGCTGGCAGCCGGCTTTGCCAATGGCGGACGGGGCGGCTTTGCCAACGCGGCCAACCGTGGAGGCTTCGTCAATGGGCACCCCTATTACGGCGGCGGCGGCGGCGGCTTCGTTAACGGCGGCGGTGGCTTCGTCAATGCCCGCTATGGCGGCGGCTTCGTCAACGGGGGCGGGGGCGGGGCCTTCCGCAACTGGTGA
- a CDS encoding Ycf66 family protein — translation MLATLGGTLALLAGLALLLLPLLVPELSRPRDAFWGAVVLLLGLVLVTSAERLSGAPMLAVLCGGLLIGRLSTEVSQSRWRQLSEEERQGFWSAARWQTSLNQLGTTVIALGGLLFSRAMALGGWLKQRSAAVSASLSSRTTTAKPSQTTKRWVRPEPAGAETPTAPAPPAPAADAPEAPLAVVSDFAEVDARVRAALAADQDPPSGTETAETATAPDPAGTTAVSTAEPSAEEPGAAQESPGPVSPAAGAPAGSAEPVAGNEPSADHDPETTHPSPAPYQSDAQGIPAGDLSLSATAAADTETRTDHKRTPEPIAEPEPPNLAGDPPTGPSAR, via the coding sequence ATGCTTGCCACCCTCGGTGGAACCCTGGCCCTGCTCGCCGGCCTCGCCCTGCTGCTCCTGCCGCTGCTGGTGCCGGAGCTGAGCCGCCCGCGCGATGCCTTCTGGGGCGCGGTGGTGCTGCTGCTGGGCCTGGTGCTGGTCACCAGTGCCGAGCGGCTGAGTGGCGCGCCGATGCTGGCGGTGCTCTGCGGCGGGCTGCTGATCGGGCGGCTCAGCACCGAGGTGAGCCAGAGCCGCTGGCGTCAGCTGAGCGAGGAGGAACGCCAGGGCTTCTGGTCTGCAGCGCGGTGGCAGACGAGCCTGAACCAGTTGGGCACCACCGTGATCGCCCTCGGCGGGCTGCTGTTCTCTCGGGCCATGGCGCTGGGCGGCTGGCTCAAGCAACGCAGCGCCGCCGTCTCCGCGAGCCTCTCCAGCAGGACCACCACCGCCAAGCCATCCCAGACCACCAAGCGCTGGGTGCGACCCGAACCTGCCGGCGCAGAGACCCCCACGGCTCCCGCTCCGCCAGCGCCGGCCGCTGACGCCCCCGAAGCGCCGCTGGCGGTGGTGAGCGACTTCGCAGAGGTGGACGCCCGCGTGCGCGCAGCACTCGCCGCCGATCAGGACCCGCCGTCGGGGACGGAAACCGCGGAGACGGCAACGGCGCCGGATCCGGCAGGCACCACAGCGGTGAGTACTGCCGAGCCAAGTGCTGAAGAGCCAGGTGCTGCCCAGGAGAGTCCTGGGCCGGTGAGCCCTGCAGCGGGTGCTCCCGCAGGTTCCGCAGAGCCAGTTGCCGGCAACGAACCTTCAGCCGATCACGACCCAGAGACCACTCACCCCAGCCCAGCCCCGTACCAGTCAGACGCTCAGGGCATCCCCGCCGGCGACCTCAGCCTCAGCGCCACGGCGGCTGCAGACACCGAAACCCGCACCGACCACAAGCGGACGCCGGAGCCCATCGCCGAACCCGAGCCCCCGAATCTGGCTGGCGATCCTCCGACCGGACCCAGCGCCCGCTGA